Sequence from the Thermoplasmata archaeon genome:
GAAGGTGTTCAGCCGCTCGCATTCGAGACTCACGACGACCGAGAAGCCCATCTTCCGGAGTCGGGCGAAGTCCCATTCCATGTACGCGGGACCCGGGAGCCCCGCGATTCGGCCCCCGTCCACCGTGTAGAGCATCATGCCCTGCGGCCCGAAGGATGCGTCGCGACTAGTTCAACCTCACGCTGGCCGCCGCGGCAGGTCGAAATAGTGCCGGCTCCATCGACGCTCGGATGGCCCAAGGCCGGATGACGATCGGTCTCTACAACTCCTACGATCCCATCAAGTTCCACGAGGCCCACCGACGCGCCCTGGCCCGCGCGGGGCCCGTGGCCCTGGCGTTCGACGCGAACCTCGCGACGTTCGGATTCCCGTACGCGGCGGACCTCGACACGCCGGTCGAGATCGTCGAGTGGGTGGCGGGGACCACGAGCATCGGCGAGGGAGGCAAGTACCTGAAGGAACTCGCGGCCGCGGGTCGGTTCCAGTGCTTCGACTTTCCCAAGCGGGGGTTCCCACCGCAACTCGGGGAGGTCGTCGTGACCACGAACCGGCCTGATCCCAAGAAGGGCGCGTCTGCGGAGCAGCTCGCGGGCCTTCTTAAGCGGGGGACCTCAATCCTCCTCGTGTTCGGCCTCGGTCCGCGGGGCCTCGACGATCGCGAGATCTACCCGCTAGGCCGGTACCACTTCGACCTAACGGGGCGGGGGCTCTCCCTGGAAACGGCAACCGCCCTAGGCGCCGCGCCCGCCCTGATCGCCGCGCACCTCCGGATGTAGACACCCGATTTGTGGTTCCTACCCGAATTCTTATATAGCGCGCCCCCGTCCGCACGGGAGGCCATGCCCAAGCAAGACGGAGCCCTTTGTGAGAACATCATGCTGGGCTCGAGCGCCCGCCTCCCCACCCGGTACGGGCAGTTCCGGATCCATGCGTTCGTGTGCCCGTTCTCCGGCGAGGAGCACGTCGCCCTCGTCAAGGGCCGCGTCGAGGGACGGGAGGGCGTGCTCGTGCGCCTGCACAGCGAGTGCCTCACGGGGGACGTGTTCGGCTCCGAGCGGTGCGACTGCGGCGAGCAGCTCGACGCGGCGATGAAGAAGATCCGGGACACCGGAGATGGCGTCCTCCTCTACCTGGCCCAGGAGGGCCGCGGCATCGGCATCGCGAACAAGATCGCCGCGTACCATCTCCAGGACCATGGGGTGGACACGGTGGCCGCAAACCAGATCCTCGGATTCCCGGCGGACCTTCGCAGCTACAAGTGCGCCGCCTGCATGCTCCGCGTCCTCGGCCTGAAATCAATCCGCCTCATGACGAACAACCCGGCGAAGATCGAGGAGCTCGAGGCGTACGGAGTCCGGGTCACGGAGCGGATTCCCCTGGAGATGCCGGCCAAGGCCTCCAACGTCCAGTACCTCATCACGAAGAAGGAGAAGATGCGCCACCTGCTCAAGGTGCCCGCGGTCAACGCGCCTCGAGCACGGCGATGACCCGGTCACCGGGAATCGACTCGCCCTCGTGCACGGACACGCTCCTCACGACCGCGTCCTCCGGCGCGGGGATCTCGTTCTGCATCTTCATGGCCTCGAGGACCACGAGGGTTTGGCCCCGCTTCACGTGGTCGCCCGCGGCCGCGCGTACCTTGACGACGCGGCCCGGCATGGGAGGACGAACCTCAAGGACCGTGCCGGCTCCGAATCGGCCTCGACGGGTCAGGGCCTCCGAGGCCGTGTCCAGGGGCTCCGCCGTGACCGCGTGCGGCTGACCGTCCACGACCACGTCGGTCCCACGAACCAGCACGCGGTGTAGCCCGGACCCAATCCGGACATCGTACCCCTCGTGGGCATTTGACACGCGAGTGCGATACGAGGCGCCGTCCACGCGGATGGTCAGCAGCGGAGGCGCCCCTTCAATCTCGATCTCGTGGGGCTCACCGTCGACGAGGATGCGTAGCTGCATCGGCACCTCCGTGGAGCTCCTTCCGTCCGGCCAACGCCCAGTTCGGCACGGCGCGACGGTCGAAGGAGACGACCCGCGTGAATCGGTCGAAGCCGGCACCTGCGGCGAGGGCCGCGGCGATTGCTGCGACGCGCTCCTCGTGGGGTCCGCGTCCCCGCATCCGTTCCACGATGCGAAGGTCGGCGATCATCGTGGTCCAGAGGTCGCCCTTGAGGAAGGAGGGCTCGCGGAAGAGGGCCTGGTGGAAGGGCAGGTTGGTCTGCAGGCCGCGAATCTCATAGTCCGCGAGGGCGCGAGACATCCGCTCGACGACCTCGTCCCGGGTGCGTCCGCGCACGATGAGCTTGGCCATGAGGGAGTCGTAGACCGGGGGCACGACGGAGCCCACCGTGACGCCGCTGTCCACCCGGGTCGCGTGCCCCGCGGGCTCGCGGTACCCGACGATCCGGCCCGGCGACGGGAGGAAGTTGCGCAGGGGGTCCTCCGCGTTCACCCGGCACTCCATCGCGTGGCCGTGGGACTGGATCTCGCCCTGGGAGACCTCGGGCTCCTCTCCGGAGGCCACGAGGATCTGTTGCCGGACCAGGTCGACCAGGGTGACCATCTCCGTCACCGGATGCTCGACCTGGAGGCGGGCGTTGATCTCGTTGAACGTGATCTTGCCGTCTCGGTAGAGGAACTCCGCCGTGCCCGCGTTCCGGTAGCCGATCCGCACGAATCCGCGGACCGCGGTCTCGCACAATCGCCGCCGCTGGCTGGGGGTGAGGCAGGTCGCGGGCGACTCCTCGACGAGCTTCTGGTGACGGCGCTGCACGCTGCACTCCCGCTCCCCGAAGTGCAACCCCCGGCCGCGCCGGCCCACGAGAACCTGGACCTCGACATGGCGCGCGTGCTCGATGTACTTCTCGAGGAAGAGATCGGGATTCCCGAAGTTTGCGCGAGCCACCGACTGCGCGGACTCGAACGCCCGAGGCAAGTCTCGCGGTCGGTCGACGCGGGACATGCCGATGCCCCCGCCGCCCGCGGTCGCCTTGAACATGACCGGGTAGCCCACCCGCTCCGCGACCTCCGCCGCCTCCTCGGGCGAGCGGAGCACGCGGTCAATCCCAGGGGTCACGGGAACACCTGCGGCCGCCATGGCCTTACGCGACGCGATCTTGTCGCCCGACAGGGCCATGGCCTTGGCCCCGGGACCCACGAAGATGAAGCCGTCCTCCTCGCAACGTCGCGCGAAGGTCGCGTTCTCGGACAGGAATCCGTAGCCGGGATGGATCGCGTCCGCCCGCGTCGCCTTTGCGGCGCGCAGGACGCGGTCCATGTTCAGGTAGCTCTCCGCCGGGAGCGGGCCTCCGAGCTCGACGGACGTGTCCATGGCACGCCGGTGCAGCGCGTCCCGATCGGCTTCCGAGAACACGCCGATGCAGGCGATCCCCATCTCCCTCGCGCTCCGCGCCACGCGGATGGCGATCTCCCCGCGGTTCGCGATCAGGAGGCGACGGATCATAGGGGACCGCCTAGAGGGGGATGTTTCCATGCTTCTTGGGGGGCCGCGTCTCCCGTTTGCTCTTCAGCATGGCGAACGCGTTGGCGACCCGTGGCCGCGTCTCCGGCGGTTCAATGATGTCATCGAGATAGCCCATCTGGGCGGCAATGTAGGGGTTCGCGAACTTCTGGCGGTACTCCCGGACGAGCTCGGCCTCACGCGCCTGCGGATCCTTTGCGGCGTCGATCTCCTTGCGGAAGATGATCTGGACGGCCCCGTCGGGACCCATGACCGCGAGCTCCGCGGAGGGCCAGGCGAAGTTCATGTCTCCCCGGATGTGCTTCGAGCACATGACGTCGTAGGCGCCGCCGTAGGCCTTGCGCGTGATCACCGTGACCTTGGGGACCGTGGCCTCGCTGAAGGCGAATAGGAGTTTGGCGCCGTTCCGGATGATTCCGCCGTACTCTTGCGCGGTGCCGGGCAGGAAGCCGGGGACGTCGACGAACGTCAGGAGGGGGACGTTGAAGCAATCGCAGAACCGCACGAACCGCGCGCCTTTCGTCGAGGAGTTGATGTCGAGCGTGCCCGCGAGGACCTTCGGCTGGTTGCCCACCACGCCCACCGGGTGTCCGGCAATCCGGGCGAAGCCCACCACGATGTTCTGCGCCCAGTGCTCCTGGACCTCGAACCAGGAGTCGCGGTCCACGACTCGCGTGATCACGTCCCGCATGTCGTAGGGCTTGTCAGGCTCCCGCGGCACCACGCTCCCCAGCTCGGCATCCTTGCGGTCGACG
This genomic interval carries:
- a CDS encoding DUF531 family protein is translated as MAQGRMTIGLYNSYDPIKFHEAHRRALARAGPVALAFDANLATFGFPYAADLDTPVEIVEWVAGTTSIGEGGKYLKELAAAGRFQCFDFPKRGFPPQLGEVVVTTNRPDPKKGASAEQLAGLLKRGTSILLVFGLGPRGLDDREIYPLGRYHFDLTGRGLSLETATALGAAPALIAAHLRM
- a CDS encoding biotin/lipoyl-containing protein, which codes for MQLRILVDGEPHEIEIEGAPPLLTIRVDGASYRTRVSNAHEGYDVRIGSGLHRVLVRGTDVVVDGQPHAVTAEPLDTASEALTRRGRFGAGTVLEVRPPMPGRVVKVRAAAGDHVKRGQTLVVLEAMKMQNEIPAPEDAVVRSVSVHEGESIPGDRVIAVLEAR
- the ribA gene encoding GTP cyclohydrolase II; the protein is MPKQDGALCENIMLGSSARLPTRYGQFRIHAFVCPFSGEEHVALVKGRVEGREGVLVRLHSECLTGDVFGSERCDCGEQLDAAMKKIRDTGDGVLLYLAQEGRGIGIANKIAAYHLQDHGVDTVAANQILGFPADLRSYKCAACMLRVLGLKSIRLMTNNPAKIEELEAYGVRVTERIPLEMPAKASNVQYLITKKEKMRHLLKVPAVNAPRARR